From Rhodococcus antarcticus, the proteins below share one genomic window:
- a CDS encoding geranylgeranyl reductase family protein, protein MNVPWDVVVVGSGPAGASAARVSAEAGARTLLLDRATHPRYKTCGGGIIGPSLAALPAGFDLPERDVITRVSFTVDGRRPRTRRARTPVFRMVDRAELDAALTTAAVAAGAELRESTTVTALAEVDDVVVLTTSSGPVHARAVVGADGSASRIGAHVGVRLAQVDLGLEVELRPVSMVGWTGRVHLDWGSLPGSYAWVFPKGDRLTVGVIAAKGSPVETRAYLDRFVTEMGLDGAEVERSSGHLTRCREPGSPLRRGRVLVCGDAAGLLEPWTREGISFALRSGALAGAAAAGVLADYPGEVERTLGVEMAAGALLHAALARRPRMVHAGIARTGPGWTAFGRVARGDATLDRALAHRPVAAAARFLARHP, encoded by the coding sequence GTGAACGTGCCGTGGGACGTCGTGGTCGTCGGATCGGGACCGGCCGGGGCGTCCGCCGCCCGGGTGTCCGCCGAGGCGGGGGCGCGCACGCTGCTGCTCGACCGAGCCACCCACCCCCGCTACAAGACGTGTGGTGGCGGGATCATCGGCCCTTCCCTCGCAGCGCTGCCGGCGGGCTTCGACCTGCCCGAGCGCGACGTCATCACCCGGGTCAGCTTCACCGTCGACGGTCGGCGCCCCCGCACCCGTCGCGCCCGCACACCGGTGTTCCGGATGGTCGACCGCGCGGAGCTCGACGCGGCGCTGACCACGGCCGCGGTGGCCGCGGGTGCCGAGCTGAGGGAGTCGACCACGGTGACGGCGCTGGCCGAGGTGGACGACGTCGTCGTGCTGACCACCAGCTCCGGACCGGTGCACGCCCGCGCCGTGGTGGGGGCGGACGGCAGCGCGAGCAGGATCGGCGCGCACGTGGGGGTCCGGCTGGCCCAGGTCGACCTCGGGCTCGAGGTGGAGCTGCGACCGGTGTCGATGGTCGGCTGGACGGGACGGGTGCACCTGGACTGGGGCTCGCTGCCCGGTTCCTACGCGTGGGTGTTCCCCAAGGGCGACCGGCTCACGGTCGGGGTGATCGCGGCCAAGGGCTCGCCGGTCGAGACCCGCGCGTACCTCGACCGCTTCGTGACCGAGATGGGGCTGGACGGCGCCGAGGTGGAGCGCAGCTCCGGGCACCTCACCCGCTGCCGCGAGCCCGGCTCACCGCTGCGGCGCGGCCGGGTGCTGGTGTGCGGGGACGCCGCCGGGCTGCTGGAGCCGTGGACCCGGGAGGGGATCTCCTTCGCGCTGCGGTCCGGCGCGCTGGCCGGGGCCGCGGCCGCCGGCGTGCTGGCCGACTACCCGGGCGAGGTCGAGCGCACCCTCGGGGTGGAGATGGCGGCCGGTGCACTGCTGCACGCGGCGCTGGCCCGGCGGCCGCGGATGGTGCACGCGGGGATCGCTCGGACGGGTCCCGGGTGGACGGCGTTCGGCCGGGTGGCGCGGGGCGACGCGACGCTGGACCGCGCGCTCGCGCACCGTCCCGTGGCGGCGGCCGCCCGGTTCCTCGCCCGCCACCCCTGA